A part of Larimichthys crocea isolate SSNF chromosome VII, L_crocea_2.0, whole genome shotgun sequence genomic DNA contains:
- the LOC104925432 gene encoding cylicin-1 isoform X2, with protein sequence MDSTLLKAPGGADAAGVQQPAAGPPGGLQPVEEVAEPVDLDKVEGDKSKPGDPVGLGHGQALYSFDSSLSSSDSEDEGIGKREKKKKKKLKKKKKKKDSSSSSSSSSSSSSSSSSSSSSSSSSSSSSESDSEDDKKKKKKKKEKKKDKQKEYVWESIVISEADLECDLDLLPVDSPMMSPEFDSSDEEGDKKKDKKKKKKKDKKKKGNKKKDKKKKDKKKKKKKKKDSSSSSSDSSSSDSEDEKKKKKKKKKKKKKEDSSSSSSDSSSSSSSSSSDSSEDDKKTKKKKKKDKKKKKKKDKKKDSSSSSSPSSSDSDKDKKKKKKKDKKKKKKKDKKKDEEQNELSSATALSAAAGGENAGPSADGDKKKDEDGDKAKKELKTAEEGKLSSAVTGGAQAFPDGIEEGHLSDDEGEGGEETDKKKKLKKKKKKDSSSSSSSSSDSSSDDDKKKKKKKKKDKKKKKKKDKKKDSDSSSSDDDKKKKKKKKDKKKKKKKDKKKDSGSSGSSDGSGGSDKENKKEKKDKKKKKDKKKSSGSSGSETEKKKKETESPDAEQIGEPKKESSVPGGGGLSAPSGSSSKPGGTAVVTLVPLPSKPIVRLEPLSPSAVSKPSVSSSSVNPSVVSSSSVNPSVVSKPSVFSSSVNPSAVSKPSVSSSSVNPSVVSSSSLNPSVVSKPSVFSSSPNPSVVSKPSVSSSSVNPSAVSQPSVLGSTTSILERAPIRRPPSPMEALMGSPRRYDSGTRSTTHLTSSDLLKGPRPYQ encoded by the exons ATGGACTCCACCCTCCTTAAAG CTCCAGGTGGAGCTGACGCTGCAGGTGTCCAGCAGCCAGCAGCGGGCCCTCCTGGTGGTTTGCAGCCTGTTGAAGAGGTAGCAGAACCTGTAGACTTGGACAAGGTAGAGGGAGACAAGAGTAAACCAGGAGATCCTGTAGGACTAGGACATGGACAG GCGCTGTACTCATTTGACAGCTCTCTGTCCTCCTCGGACAGCGAGGATGAGGGCATCggcaagagagaaaagaagaagaagaagaagctgaagaaaaagaagaagaagaaa gACTCCAGCtcatcctcctcgtcttcttcctcgtcttcctcctcctcctcctcctcctcttcttcatcttcttcttccagtAGCTCTTCAGAGAGTGACAGTGAG gatgacaaaaaaaagaagaagaagaaaaaagagaagaaaaaggacaagCAGAAAGAGTACGTCTGGGAGAGCATTGTCATATCTGAGGCTG ATCTCGAGTGCGATTTGGATTTGCTGCCTGTGGACAGTCCTATGATGAGCCCG gaGTTTGACTCATCAGATGAAGAGGGTGAcaagaagaaagacaagaagaagaagaagaagaaagacaagaagaagaaaggcaacaagaagaaagacaagaagaagaaagacaagaagaagaagaaaaagaagaaaaag GATTCATCGTCTTCCTCATCTGACAGTTCATCCTCCGACAGCgaggatgaaaagaaaaagaagaagaagaagaagaaaaagaagaaaaaggag GActccagctcctcttcctcagatagctcctcctcttcatcgtcATCCTCTTCTGACAGCAGCGAGGAcgacaaaaagacaaagaaaaagaagaaaaaggacaagaagaagaagaaaaagaaggacaagaagaag GATTCCAGCTCGTCATCTTCACCTTCATCTTCCGACAGTGATaaagataagaagaaaaagaagaagaaagacaagaaaaagaagaagaagaaggataaGAAAAAG GATGAAGAGCAGAACGAGCTCAGCAGTGCTACTGCTCTTTCAGCAGCCG CAGGTGGTGAGAATGCAGGACCAAGTGCTGAtggagataaaaagaaagacgAGGATGGTGACAAG GCCAAGAAAGAGCtgaaaacagcagaagaagGCAAACTGTCTTCTGCAGTGACTG GAGGAGCACAGGCATTCCCTGATGGAATTGAGGAAGGCCACCTGAGTGATgatgagggagaaggaggagaggagacggacaagaagaagaagttgaagaagaagaagaagaag gattcttcttcgtcttcttcgtCCTCCAGCGATTCTTCTAGTGATGAcgataagaagaaaaagaagaaaaagaaaaaggataagaagaagaagaaaaagaaagacaagaaaaag GACTCAGATTCTTCTAGCAGTGATGacgacaagaagaagaaaaagaagaagaaagacaagaagaagaaaaagaagaaggacaaaaaGAAG GACTCAGGTTCATCTGGTTCATCTGATGGTTCCGGTGGTAGCgacaaggaaaataaaaaggagaagaaggacaagaagaagaagaaggacaagaaAAAG AGTTCAGGATCATCAGgaagtgaaactgaaaagaaaaagaaggagacc GAAAGCCCTGATGCTGAGCAAATCGGCGAGCCAAAAAAGGAGAGTTCAGTCCCAGGTGGTGGTGGACTTTCAGCTCCAAGTGGCAGTAGCTCTAAGCCTGGTGGTACTGCAGTCGTCACCCTTGTGCCGCTTCCCTCCAAGCCCATTGTGAGGCTAGAACCTCTGAGTCCTTCAGCTGTCTCCAAGCCTTCTGTCTCCAGCTCCTCAGTGAATCCTTCAGTTGTCTCCAGCTCCTCAGTGAATCCTTCAGTTGTCTCCAAGCCTTCTGTCTTCAGCTCCTCAGTGAATCCTTCAGCTGTCTCCAAGCCTTCTGTCTCCAGCTCCTCAGTGAATCCTTCAGTTGTCTCCAGCTCCTCACTGAATCCTTCAGTTGTCTCCAAGCCTTCTGTTTTCAGCTCCTCACCGAATCCTTCAGTTGTCTCCAAGCCCTCTGTCTCCAGCTCCTCAGTGAATCCTTCAGCTGTCTCTCAGCCCTCTGTCCTCGGTTCCACAACGAGTATTTTAGAAAGGGCCCCCATTCGCAGACCTCCCAGCCCCATGGAGGCCCTGATGGGGAGCCCAAGGAGGTATGATTCAGGGACCCGTTCTACTACCCACCTCACCTCTAGTGACCTATTGAAAGGCCCCAGACCTTACCAATAA
- the LOC104925432 gene encoding suppressor protein SRP40 isoform X3, whose translation MDSTLLKAPGGADAAGVQQPAAGPPGGLQPVEEVAEPVDLDKVEGDKSKPGDPVGLGHGQALYSFDSSLSSSDSEDEGIGKREKKKKKKLKKKKKKKDSSSSSSSSSSSSSSSSSSSSSSSSSSSSSESDSEDDKKKKKKKKEKKKDKQKEYVWESIVISEADLECDLDLLPVDSPMMSPEFDSSDEEGDKKKDKKKKKKKDKKKKGNKKKDKKKKDKKKKKKKKKDSSSSSSDSSSSDSEDEKKKKKKKKKKKKKEDSSSSSSDSSSSSSSSSSDSSEDDKKTKKKKKKDKKKKKKKDKKKDSSSSSSPSSSDSDKDKKKKKKKDKKKKKKKDKKKDEEQNELSSATALSAAGGENAGPSADGDKKKDEDGDKAKKELKTAEEGKLSSAVTAGGAQAFPDGIEEGHLSDDEGEGGEETDKKKKLKKKKKKDSSSSSSSSSDSSSDDDKKKKKKKKKDKKKKKKKDKKKDSDSSSSDDDKKKKKKKKDKKKKKKKDKKKDSGSSGSSDGSGGSDKENKKEKKDKKKKKDKKKSSGSSGSETEKKKKETESPDAEQIGEPKKESSVPGGGGLSAPSGSSSKPGGTAVVTLVPLPSKPIVRLEPLSPSAVSKPSVSSSSVNPSVVSSSSVNPSVVSKPSVFSSSVNPSAVSKPSVSSSSVNPSVVSSSSLNPSVVSKPSVFSSSPNPSVVSKPSVSSSSVNPSAVSQPSVLGSTTSILERAPIRRPPSPMEALMGSPRRYDSGTRSTTHLTSSDLLKGPRPYQ comes from the exons ATGGACTCCACCCTCCTTAAAG CTCCAGGTGGAGCTGACGCTGCAGGTGTCCAGCAGCCAGCAGCGGGCCCTCCTGGTGGTTTGCAGCCTGTTGAAGAGGTAGCAGAACCTGTAGACTTGGACAAGGTAGAGGGAGACAAGAGTAAACCAGGAGATCCTGTAGGACTAGGACATGGACAG GCGCTGTACTCATTTGACAGCTCTCTGTCCTCCTCGGACAGCGAGGATGAGGGCATCggcaagagagaaaagaagaagaagaagaagctgaagaaaaagaagaagaagaaa gACTCCAGCtcatcctcctcgtcttcttcctcgtcttcctcctcctcctcctcctcctcttcttcatcttcttcttccagtAGCTCTTCAGAGAGTGACAGTGAG gatgacaaaaaaaagaagaagaagaaaaaagagaagaaaaaggacaagCAGAAAGAGTACGTCTGGGAGAGCATTGTCATATCTGAGGCTG ATCTCGAGTGCGATTTGGATTTGCTGCCTGTGGACAGTCCTATGATGAGCCCG gaGTTTGACTCATCAGATGAAGAGGGTGAcaagaagaaagacaagaagaagaagaagaagaaagacaagaagaagaaaggcaacaagaagaaagacaagaagaagaaagacaagaagaagaagaaaaagaagaaaaag GATTCATCGTCTTCCTCATCTGACAGTTCATCCTCCGACAGCgaggatgaaaagaaaaagaagaagaagaagaagaaaaagaagaaaaaggag GActccagctcctcttcctcagatagctcctcctcttcatcgtcATCCTCTTCTGACAGCAGCGAGGAcgacaaaaagacaaagaaaaagaagaaaaaggacaagaagaagaagaaaaagaaggacaagaagaag GATTCCAGCTCGTCATCTTCACCTTCATCTTCCGACAGTGATaaagataagaagaaaaagaagaagaaagacaagaaaaagaagaagaagaaggataaGAAAAAG GATGAAGAGCAGAACGAGCTCAGCAGTGCTACTGCTCTTTCAGCAGCCG GTGGTGAGAATGCAGGACCAAGTGCTGAtggagataaaaagaaagacgAGGATGGTGACAAG GCCAAGAAAGAGCtgaaaacagcagaagaagGCAAACTGTCTTCTGCAGTGACTG CAGGAGGAGCACAGGCATTCCCTGATGGAATTGAGGAAGGCCACCTGAGTGATgatgagggagaaggaggagaggagacggacaagaagaagaagttgaagaagaagaagaagaag gattcttcttcgtcttcttcgtCCTCCAGCGATTCTTCTAGTGATGAcgataagaagaaaaagaagaaaaagaaaaaggataagaagaagaagaaaaagaaagacaagaaaaag GACTCAGATTCTTCTAGCAGTGATGacgacaagaagaagaaaaagaagaagaaagacaagaagaagaaaaagaagaaggacaaaaaGAAG GACTCAGGTTCATCTGGTTCATCTGATGGTTCCGGTGGTAGCgacaaggaaaataaaaaggagaagaaggacaagaagaagaagaaggacaagaaAAAG AGTTCAGGATCATCAGgaagtgaaactgaaaagaaaaagaaggagacc GAAAGCCCTGATGCTGAGCAAATCGGCGAGCCAAAAAAGGAGAGTTCAGTCCCAGGTGGTGGTGGACTTTCAGCTCCAAGTGGCAGTAGCTCTAAGCCTGGTGGTACTGCAGTCGTCACCCTTGTGCCGCTTCCCTCCAAGCCCATTGTGAGGCTAGAACCTCTGAGTCCTTCAGCTGTCTCCAAGCCTTCTGTCTCCAGCTCCTCAGTGAATCCTTCAGTTGTCTCCAGCTCCTCAGTGAATCCTTCAGTTGTCTCCAAGCCTTCTGTCTTCAGCTCCTCAGTGAATCCTTCAGCTGTCTCCAAGCCTTCTGTCTCCAGCTCCTCAGTGAATCCTTCAGTTGTCTCCAGCTCCTCACTGAATCCTTCAGTTGTCTCCAAGCCTTCTGTTTTCAGCTCCTCACCGAATCCTTCAGTTGTCTCCAAGCCCTCTGTCTCCAGCTCCTCAGTGAATCCTTCAGCTGTCTCTCAGCCCTCTGTCCTCGGTTCCACAACGAGTATTTTAGAAAGGGCCCCCATTCGCAGACCTCCCAGCCCCATGGAGGCCCTGATGGGGAGCCCAAGGAGGTATGATTCAGGGACCCGTTCTACTACCCACCTCACCTCTAGTGACCTATTGAAAGGCCCCAGACCTTACCAATAA
- the LOC104925432 gene encoding cylicin-2 isoform X5, translating into MDSTLLKAPGGADAAGVQQPAAGPPGGLQPVEEVAEPVDLDKVEGDKSKPGDPVGLGHGQALYSFDSSLSSSDSEDEGIGKREKKKKKKLKKKKKKKDSSSSSSSSSSSSSSSSSSSSSSSSSSSSSESDSEDDKKKKKKKKEKKKDKQKEYVWESIVISEADLECDLDLLPVDSPMMSPEFDSSDEEGDKKKDKKKKKKKDKKKKGNKKKDKKKKDKKKKKKKKKDSSSSSSDSSSSDSEDEKKKKKKKKKKKKKEDSSSSSSDSSSSSSSSSSDSSEDDKKTKKKKKKDKKKKKKKDKKKDSSSSSSPSSSDSDKDKKKKKKKDKKKKKKKDKKKDEEQNELSSATALSAAAGGENAGPSADGDKKKDEDGDKAKKELKTAEEGKLSSAVTAGGAQAFPDGIEEGHLSDDEGEGGEETDKKKKLKKKKKKDSSSSSSSSSDSSSDDDKKKKKKKKKDKKKKKKKDKKKDSDSSSSDDDKKKKKKKKDKKKKKKKDKKKDSGSSGSSDGSGGSDKENKKEKKDKKKKKDKKKSSGSSGSETEKKKKETESPDAEQIGEPKKESSVPGGGGLSAPSGSSSKPGGTAVVTLVPLPSKPIVRLEPLSPSAVSKPSVSSSSVNPSVVSKPSVFSSSVNPSAVSKPSVSSSSVNPSVVSSSSLNPSVVSKPSVFSSSPNPSVVSKPSVSSSSVNPSAVSQPSVLGSTTSILERAPIRRPPSPMEALMGSPRRYDSGTRSTTHLTSSDLLKGPRPYQ; encoded by the exons ATGGACTCCACCCTCCTTAAAG CTCCAGGTGGAGCTGACGCTGCAGGTGTCCAGCAGCCAGCAGCGGGCCCTCCTGGTGGTTTGCAGCCTGTTGAAGAGGTAGCAGAACCTGTAGACTTGGACAAGGTAGAGGGAGACAAGAGTAAACCAGGAGATCCTGTAGGACTAGGACATGGACAG GCGCTGTACTCATTTGACAGCTCTCTGTCCTCCTCGGACAGCGAGGATGAGGGCATCggcaagagagaaaagaagaagaagaagaagctgaagaaaaagaagaagaagaaa gACTCCAGCtcatcctcctcgtcttcttcctcgtcttcctcctcctcctcctcctcctcttcttcatcttcttcttccagtAGCTCTTCAGAGAGTGACAGTGAG gatgacaaaaaaaagaagaagaagaaaaaagagaagaaaaaggacaagCAGAAAGAGTACGTCTGGGAGAGCATTGTCATATCTGAGGCTG ATCTCGAGTGCGATTTGGATTTGCTGCCTGTGGACAGTCCTATGATGAGCCCG gaGTTTGACTCATCAGATGAAGAGGGTGAcaagaagaaagacaagaagaagaagaagaagaaagacaagaagaagaaaggcaacaagaagaaagacaagaagaagaaagacaagaagaagaagaaaaagaagaaaaag GATTCATCGTCTTCCTCATCTGACAGTTCATCCTCCGACAGCgaggatgaaaagaaaaagaagaagaagaagaagaaaaagaagaaaaaggag GActccagctcctcttcctcagatagctcctcctcttcatcgtcATCCTCTTCTGACAGCAGCGAGGAcgacaaaaagacaaagaaaaagaagaaaaaggacaagaagaagaagaaaaagaaggacaagaagaag GATTCCAGCTCGTCATCTTCACCTTCATCTTCCGACAGTGATaaagataagaagaaaaagaagaagaaagacaagaaaaagaagaagaagaaggataaGAAAAAG GATGAAGAGCAGAACGAGCTCAGCAGTGCTACTGCTCTTTCAGCAGCCG CAGGTGGTGAGAATGCAGGACCAAGTGCTGAtggagataaaaagaaagacgAGGATGGTGACAAG GCCAAGAAAGAGCtgaaaacagcagaagaagGCAAACTGTCTTCTGCAGTGACTG CAGGAGGAGCACAGGCATTCCCTGATGGAATTGAGGAAGGCCACCTGAGTGATgatgagggagaaggaggagaggagacggacaagaagaagaagttgaagaagaagaagaagaag gattcttcttcgtcttcttcgtCCTCCAGCGATTCTTCTAGTGATGAcgataagaagaaaaagaagaaaaagaaaaaggataagaagaagaagaaaaagaaagacaagaaaaag GACTCAGATTCTTCTAGCAGTGATGacgacaagaagaagaaaaagaagaagaaagacaagaagaagaaaaagaagaaggacaaaaaGAAG GACTCAGGTTCATCTGGTTCATCTGATGGTTCCGGTGGTAGCgacaaggaaaataaaaaggagaagaaggacaagaagaagaagaaggacaagaaAAAG AGTTCAGGATCATCAGgaagtgaaactgaaaagaaaaagaaggagacc GAAAGCCCTGATGCTGAGCAAATCGGCGAGCCAAAAAAGGAGAGTTCAGTCCCAGGTGGTGGTGGACTTTCAGCTCCAAGTGGCAGTAGCTCTAAGCCTGGTGGTACTGCAGTCGTCACCCTTGTGCCGCTTCCCTCCAAGCCCATTGTGAGGCTAGAACCTCTGAGTCCTTCAGCTGTCTCCAAGCCTTCTGTCTCCAGCTCCTCAGTGAATCCTTCAG TTGTCTCCAAGCCTTCTGTCTTCAGCTCCTCAGTGAATCCTTCAGCTGTCTCCAAGCCTTCTGTCTCCAGCTCCTCAGTGAATCCTTCAGTTGTCTCCAGCTCCTCACTGAATCCTTCAGTTGTCTCCAAGCCTTCTGTTTTCAGCTCCTCACCGAATCCTTCAGTTGTCTCCAAGCCCTCTGTCTCCAGCTCCTCAGTGAATCCTTCAGCTGTCTCTCAGCCCTCTGTCCTCGGTTCCACAACGAGTATTTTAGAAAGGGCCCCCATTCGCAGACCTCCCAGCCCCATGGAGGCCCTGATGGGGAGCCCAAGGAGGTATGATTCAGGGACCCGTTCTACTACCCACCTCACCTCTAGTGACCTATTGAAAGGCCCCAGACCTTACCAATAA
- the LOC104925432 gene encoding cylicin-2 isoform X9, giving the protein MDSTLLKAPGGADAAGVQQPAAGPPGGLQPVEEVAEPVDLDKVEGDKSKPGDPVGLGHGQALYSFDSSLSSSDSEDEGIGKREKKKKKKLKKKKKKKDSSSSSSSSSSSSSSSSSSSSSSSSSSSSSESDSEDDKKKKKKKKEKKKDKQKEYVWESIVISEADLECDLDLLPVDSPMMSPEFDSSDEEGDKKKDKKKKKKKDKKKKGNKKKDKKKKDKKKKKKKKKDSSSSSSDSSSSDSEDEKKKKKKKKKKKKKEDSSSSSSDSSSSSSSSSSDSSEDDKKTKKKKKKDKKKKKKKDKKKDSSSSSSPSSSDSDKDKKKKKKKDKKKKKKKDKKKDEEQNELSSATALSAAAGGENAGPSADGDKKKDEDGDKAKKELKTAEEGKLSSAVTAGGAQAFPDGIEEGHLSDDEGEGGEETDKKKKLKKKKKKDSSSSSSSSSDSSSDDDKKKKKKKKKDKKKKKKKDKKKDSDSSSSDDDKKKKKKKKDKKKKKKKDKKKDSGSSGSSDGSGGSDKENKKEKKDKKKKKDKKKSSGSSGSETEKKKKETESPDAEQIGEPKKESSVPGGGGLSAPSGSSSKPGGTAVVTLVPLPSKPIVRLEPLSPSAVSNSSVNPSAVSKPSVSSSSVNPSVVSSSSLNPSVVSKPSVFSSSPNPSVVSKPSVSSSSVNPSAVSQPSVLGSTTSILERAPIRRPPSPMEALMGSPRRYDSGTRSTTHLTSSDLLKGPRPYQ; this is encoded by the exons ATGGACTCCACCCTCCTTAAAG CTCCAGGTGGAGCTGACGCTGCAGGTGTCCAGCAGCCAGCAGCGGGCCCTCCTGGTGGTTTGCAGCCTGTTGAAGAGGTAGCAGAACCTGTAGACTTGGACAAGGTAGAGGGAGACAAGAGTAAACCAGGAGATCCTGTAGGACTAGGACATGGACAG GCGCTGTACTCATTTGACAGCTCTCTGTCCTCCTCGGACAGCGAGGATGAGGGCATCggcaagagagaaaagaagaagaagaagaagctgaagaaaaagaagaagaagaaa gACTCCAGCtcatcctcctcgtcttcttcctcgtcttcctcctcctcctcctcctcctcttcttcatcttcttcttccagtAGCTCTTCAGAGAGTGACAGTGAG gatgacaaaaaaaagaagaagaagaaaaaagagaagaaaaaggacaagCAGAAAGAGTACGTCTGGGAGAGCATTGTCATATCTGAGGCTG ATCTCGAGTGCGATTTGGATTTGCTGCCTGTGGACAGTCCTATGATGAGCCCG gaGTTTGACTCATCAGATGAAGAGGGTGAcaagaagaaagacaagaagaagaagaagaagaaagacaagaagaagaaaggcaacaagaagaaagacaagaagaagaaagacaagaagaagaagaaaaagaagaaaaag GATTCATCGTCTTCCTCATCTGACAGTTCATCCTCCGACAGCgaggatgaaaagaaaaagaagaagaagaagaagaaaaagaagaaaaaggag GActccagctcctcttcctcagatagctcctcctcttcatcgtcATCCTCTTCTGACAGCAGCGAGGAcgacaaaaagacaaagaaaaagaagaaaaaggacaagaagaagaagaaaaagaaggacaagaagaag GATTCCAGCTCGTCATCTTCACCTTCATCTTCCGACAGTGATaaagataagaagaaaaagaagaagaaagacaagaaaaagaagaagaagaaggataaGAAAAAG GATGAAGAGCAGAACGAGCTCAGCAGTGCTACTGCTCTTTCAGCAGCCG CAGGTGGTGAGAATGCAGGACCAAGTGCTGAtggagataaaaagaaagacgAGGATGGTGACAAG GCCAAGAAAGAGCtgaaaacagcagaagaagGCAAACTGTCTTCTGCAGTGACTG CAGGAGGAGCACAGGCATTCCCTGATGGAATTGAGGAAGGCCACCTGAGTGATgatgagggagaaggaggagaggagacggacaagaagaagaagttgaagaagaagaagaagaag gattcttcttcgtcttcttcgtCCTCCAGCGATTCTTCTAGTGATGAcgataagaagaaaaagaagaaaaagaaaaaggataagaagaagaagaaaaagaaagacaagaaaaag GACTCAGATTCTTCTAGCAGTGATGacgacaagaagaagaaaaagaagaagaaagacaagaagaagaaaaagaagaaggacaaaaaGAAG GACTCAGGTTCATCTGGTTCATCTGATGGTTCCGGTGGTAGCgacaaggaaaataaaaaggagaagaaggacaagaagaagaagaaggacaagaaAAAG AGTTCAGGATCATCAGgaagtgaaactgaaaagaaaaagaaggagacc GAAAGCCCTGATGCTGAGCAAATCGGCGAGCCAAAAAAGGAGAGTTCAGTCCCAGGTGGTGGTGGACTTTCAGCTCCAAGTGGCAGTAGCTCTAAGCCTGGTGGTACTGCAGTCGTCACCCTTGTGCCGCTTCCCTCCAAGCCCATTGTGAGGCTAGAACCTCTGAGTCCTTCAGCTGTCTCCAA CTCCTCAGTGAATCCTTCAGCTGTCTCCAAGCCTTCTGTCTCCAGCTCCTCAGTGAATCCTTCAGTTGTCTCCAGCTCCTCACTGAATCCTTCAGTTGTCTCCAAGCCTTCTGTTTTCAGCTCCTCACCGAATCCTTCAGTTGTCTCCAAGCCCTCTGTCTCCAGCTCCTCAGTGAATCCTTCAGCTGTCTCTCAGCCCTCTGTCCTCGGTTCCACAACGAGTATTTTAGAAAGGGCCCCCATTCGCAGACCTCCCAGCCCCATGGAGGCCCTGATGGGGAGCCCAAGGAGGTATGATTCAGGGACCCGTTCTACTACCCACCTCACCTCTAGTGACCTATTGAAAGGCCCCAGACCTTACCAATAA